The genomic interval ATAAGCATAATTAAGAGTTTCTCCAATAGATaatcatttatataataataataaaacattttacgcattgttatttttaagttattcattgttattgtctttttttttttttttaaatagctttggatggaataaaaaaatcactcACTAAACAATTAAACTTAAACATTTCCCCCATTATTATGATACCAACTAAAATTAACACGAGCATAAATTGGATTAGTAGTCAGCCGAGAGCACTCCTGTCCACCACGCCTTCAAATTCTCGTATCCCTTTGAACTTATACAATCCACTTCTTACCTTCATTGCAACAGGCCACTCAATTGACCTACtatttcacacacacacacacacacacacacgtatatatatattttcaacgTATTGGAGTTTTGTCTATTagtatattgaaatttattttaatattttactagcATTCTCGTTTCTTTTAAGTGAAGATGTcccattagaaaataattatatagaCAATCACTTTCATGTGTGGatatcctcattttttttaaatgtgaaTACATTGTTAAATCATGTGATTTAATAGCGTGCCTACGTGTCtacatgaaagaaaatgagggCTCTTGCTTGAGAGAGATTATGTTTGGAAATCTCATATTACAATCATcgttcttttaatttatttttaaaaatatttttaagtagtaaaattactaaaagtaCGACGAaaccaaatcaaatcaaattggaTCAATTTGAAGATCAATTCTAATTCGATTCATTCATTCACAACCTTGTGaatctatcaattttttttttttagttttaattcgaatcttcaaaaataaactaaaaagtaaaagagaaaaaaaggggaacctaccaaaagagaaaaattccAAAGACAAATCCAagtttggcttttttttttttaatgtatataataaataaattcaatgtaCCTGTTACCCTGTAATAGGATTAGGTGAGTAGAAGATCAGATCACCACCCCATGGCCATCTCCACTCCGGCCCTTGCGCCCACATGTCCCAAGTTTTAACGCAAGATTGTGTCTTATTATTAACCTAAAGATAAAGTTGAGCTGCAGCCTGCAAGACAAAGCAAGCATCacgtgattttttttttcaaagattagGTTTAATTACAAACCAAGCGCATGCACTCCCCTCAAAACCTGGATATGTTATCAATTggtgttaaaaaattaaattaattaacactaAGCAAACCAGACACTAATGGAAAAGATCCTAGAAAGGAGATTGGTATTTGGTAGAGAGTTCGGCAGGAGTGTTTTTGACTCTCTTTACAAAAAGAATGCATTTGggaacaattttttaaaaaataactacatttttttttaatgaagaacTAAGTACTTTTTTTGCAAAAGCATTTTAAGTAGTAAGTAGGACACTTgcatactttaattttttttgaatagtAACTAATTGTTAGACtttaactttatatatatatataaattaaggttagtatgttttatatatatatatatatatatatatatatttttataattagtagaaaatttcaatttttttaatattttacattacaGTTTACATAATAAAAGTACAAATTAAACTCATGGCAAATAGAGCCCACACGTGtggaaaatgatatttatcatCCAAGCAATTGATAGAGTTGCAGAACCTGCATTTGGACTCCATTTAAATTCACTTTCTAAGTCACTTCAAAaccataatttaaattgatgagaacaaaaattgataaaaggCAATGAAACAAAACCGAGCCGgtgatttttaaaagaaaaatattagaaaaatcttaaaaatgagTGATGGGGCCCTCCAAAATACAGTAAGAAATCAGCTGTCATTTTGATAAATGATAGCGGTCAAACtatgttttaaaaagtaaCGTGAGTTTGGGTTCGTGGCCAGTGAAACGAATCATTCCTCACGTTCACTACTTATTgttctattatttattatttagattATTACTTTATGATTACTTCTCACATGacctttttctaatttattaatttaatattaatattttgtcatTATCTTTTCTGGTTAGATATATACTGCCACTGTCTTTATATGCATTTCTTTATTGTCTTAACATTCTGTAATCTGCATATCCGACAATCTGATATGATATGGCTCCAATAAAGTCAGCAACGAATCTAAACCATGTGATTCGCAGACTTCGATTGCGGGATAGTCAACAAATGATCCGAGAGGAAGTCATACATTTCTGCTCAATCAAAACTGACACATATCTTAAACTTTCGGCCATTTCaacatgtcaaaattttgttggATGAGCGGGCAAATACATTTACGACTGAAAATGGGTTAAAACCCCTGATGTACGTATATCATGATTCAGTTTACACAAGTTGAGTTAAGCCAACTTGAATCCTTCAAGTTCACAAGATTAATCAGTGATCACCTTGTAATTTCATTTAGATACTATCTTAATTGAAAACATTCCATACACAGCCTAAATTAGTAAAGCGAACTAGATGAGAATCAATATTGTCTGGATCTGAGAGACATTAAGTCATAATGCAGTGCTCGAGCAAGGTTACCGAGCTTAGGAAAAGTACACTAAGTTACGCAATACAGTTCTGGAACAAGTTCAGACCATGAAGTATGAACGATGCGAAGTACCTGCAGAGGGATAGCAAGGCTGGCAAATGGGCATAATTTTGGCCCGACATGTCATGCATTGACAGCTGATTTATAGTGAAACTCATCGATTGAGTAAACCAAGCTATTTTCGTTAAGAGATTCTAAAGCTTCCCTGTCAAAGgccaataaaataatttcaacgTTATGATGTTGCATTTTGCATTGCAGACAATTTGATAGGAGAGAAAGCATgactgagagagagagagagagagacatgAGCTTATCCATTGGCAGATTTAGCTGTTGAGAAATCACATTGCGATGAACTCCATTGTTATTTGCACTGAAAAGAGGGAATACATCAGCATGCCAATATGAGTAGGCTTGATTCTGAATAGACACTGAGCACGcaagcaagaaaaagaaacaaacaaaaataaaatcgaCCAGAACACACAAGCAAAGCAAATCAACAGCTAGTCAGAGAACAAGGTGTTAAATTCATTATGGCATCATCGACATTAATTGGCTTCAGGCAAAGAGAACAGtgaaaagaaagaggaaaaaagaagTGTGGTCAGAGTCTCTGAAATATAGCAACAGAACTTTCACAACATAAAATATCAGATAACTTACAGAAACTCAGGTCTTCTCAAAAAGTCTAACACCATCTGATCAATGCTCTTTCCTTCATCAAAGCTATACTGGCCAGAGGATTGAGAAATGATAGAAACTTAAAAAGAGCGCAAAACAAACCGATCAAAAACTTAGCAAAATCATATTATGCTTGACGCTTTACGTGATTAGAGGAAATAGCATTGTATTCCTTCAAATGGTTAGAATTTGTCATCTGGGGTTGATTACTGCTGCCACCCTGTAGTTTAtcagaataaattctaatgctATCAGGAAAAAAGCTTCGTTGGCATCTGAAAGGTTTATAATCATCCACATATATATCGATTATAATGTCATGCAACAAGAAGCAGAGCACCACTTAGATTAATACCCGTAACCTGGTGTTGTAGAGTTGGACATATATACACTCGACGAAATGGCTTGTAATCTCATTAAAGTCAATGATAGGCCTGAAATCCACACCAATTTCAAAGTCAAACCGTGTGGTAGAACCTCAGGTTAATATGAAGCATTGTATCATACAAAATTTGCGAGATCAATAAGTGGAAATGAGGAACAAGAACAACCACCATGGGAGATTTCCATTGTCCGTAAATACCAACTTTGATCATTTAACAGATGAAACTAGCTACAGGATGTAAATCTTTAAGCTTTCTCAGCAGATGAGTGCAGTAAGAATAAACATAACAACTTGAAAAATAGCATTTACCATGAAAAGATAACAAATAGTAAAAGTGGAAGTGATATGCAGAGACAAACACCCAGGTGTACGTTATCATAATCCAATTTGCATGTATTTAGTTGGCCAACAAATTGGCACATGACAACGTACGGCTGCCGACCACAAAAATACTATGAGAACTGCATGCTAAATAGTAAATGGCTTTCATTCGCATGGACAACTTTGACCTCAACAAAGGAagatttcacattttcaaaaaatgtaaTCAACGAACAACATATGAAGAATATTGCTGCATACACAGTATGGATAGCATAAAACAAATAGATAACACTGCAACCAAGAGGTAAATGGACACCTTAATATTCTTCATATGGTTTAActcaaacattaaaaaaaaaaagaataagttGAATCTGTACCGAAGGGAGTATGCATTTAAGCTTCTTTTATCCTGAAAAGCCTTCAAGTGTCCATAAACACGAACATACATTCCTTTCCTGGTAACAGAGAGAACAAGTCGAGCAGAATTGATTAATTGCCTGTCCATGCACAATTACCAATTATTCCAGTCGACACAAAACTTCAAAGTCCTCAATTCCTCTTGATTGCAGATTAATCAGtgaataatgaattaaaaagtaTGATTACTATAATTCTTAGAAAAGTCTATTCAACTTTCGAATCCAGCATATTCAAACAATTCTTAAGAAATGGTCCCAAATtgcaaaatttctaaaagtttAAGAACTCAGCATACAAAAGACATACGAGATTTGATTCACTTCATTGAACTCCATCTGTTCATGAGCCctacaaaacacaaaaatacaaCTCGCTCAGAATCAAGATACTACGCAGCAAAGATTGTCCAATTAAACTTCAATTTCACAAAGAAAGAACCATAGAAGAAAACTCACCATCTACTGCACTCAATCCGTCCAGTGCCATCATCAATAAGGAATATAAACTGAGGTTCTTTGTCTTGCATATCACAAACTATCCCCACAACTGTAAtctaaacaaaattcaaaactcaagaaAGCCAATCATcagaaagcaaaaaaaatgaatgcaaCTTGGCGTTTCCATCAAACCTACAGTGTTGACATCTGCTCCATCAATGCTAGCACTCGATTCATCATTACTTGATAATTCACTTAATTGTTTAACAGTCATCGGCAGCAAGGTCCGCACATTACGATTCTGcacaacaaatttatttataaatacacacacacacacacgtgtACACACTCGCAATGATGAAAACTAACAAAAATggagttttcttttaaattaaactgTTTTTATCTACCTTTCAATAGTTTAgggtataaaattaataatcagcACAAAGCGGAGCCCTATGTTTCGACAATTTTCTCAGAAGCCAAACAGAACTTTTCTCATCCATTTTGATGCCAGCAAAATTCAGAAAACCTAATTTCCGATCtactattaaattaaagcCTAATTCAGAAACTCACAAAGCGCTAATATGATTAAACTCTTCAATCTTCCGGATAGGAAATCTTTATTTAACCAGAAATTACCGCATAAAAAGAAcagattaaaatagaaaataaaagttaaaaattttgagagagaagagagataGATAGTTACTTTAGAGAAAGAAGAGGAGGGATCAGGAACAGTGGTGGCCTGAGACGGCATAAATCCACCGCCGGCAAAGGCGGCAGCTCCGTCGAATTCGCCTGAATACATTTTACTGGCTTTTTGGTTACTTCGATTTCTGTCAGATAATGGTCGGTCATTATtatgtctttttttatttatttttaaatatcaaataatatttcatgaGTAGATTTCCCGCCatgttatttcatttcattttatagtATTTGCCAAACGACAGTTGCCACCACAATgaatattcataaaatttattttgaaaaaatattaactgtaagtatgaaatttattatttttaaaaaactatgaaatttatcaataatactaaataataaataatatgacaagtttattatattgaaaaataatgtaaattataattgggtgaatttttaaattgtaatatgACAAGTTAGACCTTCAGAAGTCTCTGTCTTCTCTTAATGAGAAAAAGCAGCTTTAGTTTTGGCTTCGGCATCCCAATAATATACCAATTCAACGTACTCATCAACCTAGCAAgcctttaaaaatatatatatatatcaatctAGCAAGCGATTTACTCTTATgaagttataatataactcaCCGTGCGGATAATTGTTCTTATCTCTCTATCTCAACTTTGGTCTTATTCTTCATATATCTGATAAAAGTAGAGATTGTCAATGGACCGGACGGCACATGGCACAACCCGAAGACATGTGTCAGTACAATACGGTATGGTACGGCACGACACAAGCAAGTTTTGGTAAGGTAAGTGGCGGCACGGCACACAAGCGAGCTGGGTTGGGCTTATAAATTTTAGGTACGTGAGCCGTAAAGGCACAACACGATTAGAGATGGGCTAAAACACGACACGTTAAAAGGCCTACAATAAGCATGTTtcactttttaataaaagcaaatctaaaattttacaattttacaaatgacttgaaattgaatcatttaatatattttattatcgtatgtttttaaattcatttaattcttagttttaaaaagaatactataattattttatatttataatttattaaatgaataattgatatcatgattttaataaataaaattataaatatcatgattttaataaataaaattataaatatcatgattttataaatttattttaatgttattatgaattatgatctACAACACTATATAAGtacaaattaacaattaagttaattcataagaaaaatttattactatggtttttgttaattattaaaaaaaaattaatatcatagGATCTAACTtgctaattaatattatattcttttactattattagtttgttattattgaatataaacttgagtttttaatttttgattcTATTGAATTTGACTAAAGGCACATGGATCTAGAAAAATACATatacttgaaaaaaatatgcTAACACTTGGCATGTgctcttaaaaaaagaaaaaaagaaaagttcttAGCGGGTTTTTTTTTAGGCACGGTATAACACAGTCCACGGCACGACACGTGTGGGCATGATAGATACGCTAAGCTGGGtctaagcaaaaataaaaaataaaaataaaaataacaggCACAGGCATGAGCATGCATGAGCCTTCATTTAGTGGCCCGGCCCGTTGGTCATCAATAGATAAAAGCCTGTaacatcaaaacaaaatgaccCTTACTCCATGCACAAGCTTAACACATCAACTTATTGATACCACGCACTGAACAAATTCGAACACTTTTTTCGTGTAATATACTTTcacaaaattaacatataatgATCATACAAAATAAGCACAAGAAAATtgaagtcaaaaaataaaataaatgcactgCCTCTGCTGCAGCAAAGAGCATATGCAATTGCAAGTCCTCGCAATCGAAACCTAATTAAGACAGTTTTCTTGGATATAATATTAGCTTACAATTCCCAATATGAAAAATCTTTTCTGTTATTCGATTAAAAGAACAATAGCTAGCATAGGTTAgtataatgatgatgatgatgatgattattattattaagttttttgaaaaaatataaatattataacaaatagcaataataattaaataaggcattttagtaattttaaataagttattctAATTCCATGAtgaaataaacacataaatggcGATACAAGTCATTTCCATTTCGATTCTAATAGTTTATTCGGATTTAGATTTCTCATTCTTATTCCAACCAATTCTCATTTATTCAATTCCAACCAATTCCCATTTATTGATtctattatgatatttttcattgaataagatttataatatcttttatttgcAGAAATAAGAGACTTGGGTTGGATCTTGGTCTCGCACAAATTAGGAGAGAATAGTCTACATACATGTATTTTTCGAGAAGATAATCAATAAAACCTTTGATatgatttagattttaattctGATAAAATGTGACAGCATATATATGTAAGCTCACTGTGTATGTAATTACAGAGTTGTAACATATAATAGCAAAGGGTTTACACATTAATACATAATAGCTGAACATAGGAgacatacataattaaattcatactGCAACTTCTAAAACGCCCAATTTACAATCTTTCGAGCCAAGCCTTTGAggtttgatgatgatgatgaatgcGCAGTACCATGGCCATCAGCAAAAGGCAAtgatgacgacgacgacgacgaagAGCTTGAGTTACTTGCCAACGGCCGATAATCAGCGTCATAAAAATTCGAGAATTTGAGACTTTCATTATCATCAAAAGTACTATTAATACTATTTTCTTGATGAAATTTCTTACTTCTTTTCCATACGTTCTTCCTCCAAAAGCAGGACTGAGATAAGGCTGTATCTCCTTTCCTCGACAGCACTCGCGGCTTTGGCAGGCCAACGCTTTCCTCAGCCGGCGGTGGCCTCACTGCTCCAATATcaatctcttcttcttcaattaaCGTTGCCCTAATGTTCTCTCCGGTACTTGACGGATTCCGCGGCGTTCCGGGCATCGTCTCCCATTGAAAAGGGACCTCACCGGCGCTCCGGTAGTTTTGAGAAACATGCGAATAACGCCCCATTGAAAAATCtcttgaaagaattttttgcAAGAATTTTTCATCACCTTCAAGCACAGAAACTggcttctctttcttttctcctttcatagacatttttcttttttgggtttttagttgtttattttttatgtagaTGCAAATTGtatcaaagtaattttaagtatatatatatataaagagaggtTGCATGCTTCATAATTGGCAagtatatcaaaattatatcaaGTTAGGTAAATGTaggaattaattaacaatgataaatattttgttgaataaaAAACAATCCTTGAATGATACTACTTcctttttaagaaaaatgagcTATTTGCATAACGGTTTTCACATTTTTATGGAACTtgatattaaatatttctgtgcatttaattaatttctttctttgtctgtagaatttaccaaatattatcttttatcatcatttttttggttaatttgtaGAAATACAGTAACATTTCTATGAAATATTCTTCAAAAGTTAGGTAAAAGTTGATTAACTTCAGAGGGGAGCATTGAGATCGGTGTCTATATATATCATTATGTTGATttggttttcaaaaaaaaaatggtcaCCTTAAAGTTTAAATCCATATACTTAAATTCTAACACACGAAACAGCTTTAGTTTAGGCAAAATATGTCATACGCCCAATAGCTTTACGAGGGAATGCGTTAGAGTCTACAAGaacttaatattaaaacttacaaatatttGTGAGGCAGATGATTACGCCTTAATCTGCACCAAATTTTCAAGCTCTTCTATTATTATCATGATTTAGACTTCCAATAgaccaaaataatatttaaaagaaaccacagagagagagagagagagagagagagagagagagacctttaggaaaatatattttcaaagatCTCAAATGGGATTTGGCCCTTTGTATTTCCTTCTTTGAcaatttttgagaaaaaaagggtcaaatttatatttcctacaagaaaaaatGTGTTTGTCAATTATACAATGGTTTTCACATTTTATTGAAAACTTAgactctttcattttcttgatctGCATCTTAATTACTCACACGTAGCCAGCA from Citrus sinensis cultivar Valencia sweet orange chromosome 9, DVS_A1.0, whole genome shotgun sequence carries:
- the LOC102610567 gene encoding replication protein A 32 kDa subunit B isoform X2 — encoded protein: MYSGEFDGAAAFAGGGFMPSQATTVPDPSSSFSKNRNVRTLLPMTVKQLSELSSNDESSASIDGADVNTITVVGIVCDMQDKEPQFIFLIDDGTGRIECSRWAHEQMEFNEVNQISKGMYVRVYGHLKAFQDKRSLNAYSLRPIIDFNEITSHFVECIYVQLYNTRLRYSFDEGKSIDQMVLDFLRRPEFLANNNGVHRNVISQQLNLPMDKLMEALESLNENSLVYSIDEFHYKSAVNA
- the LOC102610567 gene encoding replication protein A 32 kDa subunit B isoform X1, with translation MYSGEFDGAAAFAGGGFMPSQATTVPDPSSSFSKNRNVRTLLPMTVKQLSELSSNDESSASIDGADVNTITVVGIVCDMQDKEPQFIFLIDDGTGRIECSRWAHEQMEFNEVNQISKGMYVRVYGHLKAFQDKRSLNAYSLRPIIDFNEITSHFVECIYVQLYNTRLRGGSSNQPQMTNSNHLKEYNAISSNHYSFDEGKSIDQMVLDFLRRPEFLANNNGVHRNVISQQLNLPMDKLMEALESLNENSLVYSIDEFHYKSAVNA